DNA from Pseudophryne corroboree isolate aPseCor3 chromosome 7, aPseCor3.hap2, whole genome shotgun sequence:
GTTTCTCCTGTTACCATCATTATTGTATATCCAGTCACAGTTTGTCTGAATTCCTAAATTACTTGCTAACCAGCCACCCGCGTAGTACTTCTGTATACTGCACTAACACTAGAGAtcagcaggttcggttttactcggttctcaaccgGCATCTTATTGCCTcacagacgtcacgtgttttggatagccaataagaaacatccagataaaaccgaactggtgttaattctggcgttacatccgaacccgctcatctctaactaaaacTTTGATCTGCAACATCTTGTACATTGAGTTTCGTAGTAGTAGTATATTTGGGATCAGtaaaaaaacagtgacttacagtacaacatTCATTGGTGAACCAACTCGACTTATATACATCTCATGGTGCACCTGTCCAGTATGATAGTGTTGCCCTGCACATTCAGGACTCTTGGCATCACCaaaggggtaaatttgctaaggtcCATGTTTGCCAGAGTTTGCAATCTCACGGTGTGTTTGGCAATTTTTgcaaacacaggaatttactaaagaCAAAACACGGGAGTGTTACATGGAATAGAACATCAAAACACGTGTGATCACGCTAATACGATCAAATGCCCTATCTGCCACAGTCTGAAAACTCTAAAGTACTTTCCATAGATATCACTGAAACACGGGAAGTTGCCAAAAATATATGGCCGTGAATTGTGCAAACTAGGAACAAAATACACTTTTGAAATAGACGTCCCTGAGGAGTGTGATCTGTACAGCGCTCCTCTGTGTAAAAGTAGTTAAAAAGTAAACATAAAACAACAGCATGgggtctttaaccacttgcctggcatggcggcatcagatgcgaccacaccagcaagtgtcctATCTGacgtggtcgcacaggatgcgaccagtcagataaacagtgttagcagcggcaggcagaggcgtaactctgggaggcaacggaggcatctgccgccggactcctgctttgaaggggggcacctctcctcccattctgtgacaccattcaattaagttaattaatagctgCCGCTCTCTTTAGTggtcgacttcctcactggtccctgcaccttacaagtcacaccctctttattatagattcacattttacaagtgtcatacccaggaatacaacccacaacctattagactggacaccttactgatgaagctatttgctcctgtacaggaaatatgagaattctaactatatgaagatatttctctgacaattacacgtaacttcacatagttataattctcatacttcctatgcaggagcaaatagctccatcattaAAGTGTCTGccatcagtgtaacaggtcatgggttctaatcctgggtatgactgctaagaaatgtgtgatttaaaataaaagacaatgacatGTATATacatttatctaaatataagggagggcaccaatatttatcttgcctccgggtaactggggcaaacttacgccactggcggcagggaagggaaacttccctctacTGCTGCTCTCAGAGGCCTCTGCCACCCTGCACCATCCCCTCAGTGTTGCCATGCTGCCAattactgctgatcggtcagcatggcaggaccccccacctCCAGAGGCGGCACACAATAGCAAccactggtaagtgtaaatcatcacCCCAAAGCCCCCCGTGTACatggcagctgtccgggctctatAGACTTGCAATGTTACCGATGCTCAAACGGacctgatgttccgatgtttgaaaaatgtattactttttttttttttttttttaaactaaagtcATTTTGGCTAGGGTTCAATTTatgttcacctaattcactcattaaataaacacaacaatttctgagcgtttttttttttttttgggggggggggggaaacatcaGTTAAGTAGTTAAATTACCTTTATTGTTTTCTATATAAGTACATTTCCTGCATGATGTCCCTTTATATATTATCTGTGTCTCTTAGTGTAATGTAAGTGAGCCTGTAGCTATAATGTGAGTGACAGCTCAGCCTCGCCCTGTGTGCAGAATGTGACCCCCTCTTGGTGTCTGAgtgtcagagactttcactttcatttctctctcctgctgcagcgatggcgtctgctgatctgagacaggagctggactgttccatctgcctgagcatttatacagatcctgtaaccctgagatgtggccacaacttctgccgggtctgtattgatcgtgtgctggatacacaggagggggctggagcttatacctgtcctgactgcagagcagagtgtcaggagcgtcctgcactgcagaggaacataacGCTGTGTAACATAGTGGAGAGTTTCCTGTCTACTCGGCCAGACcaggaggagactgggatcttctgcacttactgtgtggactctcctgtacctgctgctaaatcctgtctgctgtgtgaggcttctctgtgtgataaacacctgagagtacacagcaagtcaccagagcacgtcttatgtgatcccaccactgccctggggaacaggaaatgctccgtCCATAAGGAGATCTACAAGTATTACTGCCCAGAGGATGCTGCCTGTATCTGTGTGTCCTGCAGGCTGGATGGAGAACATCGGGGACACCTGGTGGAGATGCTGGATGAGGCctctgagaagaagaaggagaagctgaGGAATGTTCTGCAGAAACTGACCACAAAGAGAGCGGAGACTGAGAAAAGAGCCCAGAGACTGCAGGAGCGCAGGAGAGAAGATCAGGGAAAAGCAGCTGGTGTAATAGAGACAGTCACTGccctgtttagagacatcaggagacagctgaatgacctggagaagagagtcctgagtgagatctccaggcaggaacagcgcgtttcactctcagtctctgatctgatccagcagctggaaataaagaaggacgagctgtccgggaagatgcgtcacattgaggagctgtgtaacatgtctgatccagtgactgtcttacaggaaccagacacaggggacttgtgtgatactgaggacacagagagacatgataaccaggtccgtggtgcaggagatctggatgtgggtctcatctcagggacattacacacattatctgatataataacagggataaatacagggatctatgtgcaggaagCTACAGCcctattactggatgtaaccacagctggtgatacagagtctgatataataacagggataaatacagggatctatgtgcaggaggctacagacctattactggatgtaaccacagctggtgatacagagtctgatataataacagggataaatacagggatctatgtgcaggaggctacagacatattactggatgtaaccacagctggtgattATATACAGATATCAGGTGACAGGAAAACTGCATCCTGGTCATATATAAACCAGAATCACCCAGTAACACCAGAGAGATTTCAGTTTTATCAGGTAATAAGCAGCAGGAGATTCTCCTCAGGGCGACATGACTGGGAGGTGGATGTCAGTAAGTCAGTGATGTGGATGGTGGGGATATGTTACCCCAGTATAGACAGGAGAGGATGGCAGTCACACATTGGATGTAATAACAAGTCCTGGTGTGTGCGTAGGTATAATAATCATTACTATGTGAGACATGACAGGACAGAGATCCGGTTACCTGACAATATCCCCTGTGACAGAGTGAGGGTATATCTGGATTATGGGGCAGGACAGCTGTCCTTTTATTCTctgtgtgaccccatcagacacttacacacctacactgccgccctcactgagcccctccatgctgCATTATGGGTAGCGGATGGGTGTATAACTAtatgtgggggagtcaggagctggGAGAAATTACCATAGAGAATCTGCCCAGAGACTGGTGACATCACGGGGAGGGGTATAGGATTGGGGGAACATTCAGCCAATAGAATGATGTATTGGGTGGAGCTACAGCTGAGCCCCTCCCCCTGTGTTACCATGTGACCAGTGTGTGGGTGTGTTCCCATGTTGGTGtggtatgctgggtacacactgacagacaTATCACCCACCCGGCTGTGATGTCATCACCGACATATCTAACGGCCAATTGGTCAGTCAGTATACTGTAGCTTACCTTATTGGCTGCTCTGTCGGTGTGATGGTGTGTCGGCAGACATGTCgctgaggtgtgtacccagccttagagactgtcattataaatatatacatatacatctctgTGGGATTTCTCCACCTCTGACTCACTGACAGCTGTGATTGGCTGCAATATCTGTCTGTCAGCCAGTCAGTGCTACGCTTGCTCCTATTGGCTGTATTGGGATGATGTCTCCTCCTACTGGTAATTGTAGTACCAAGCTATGGGCCTGATCCATGTTTGTATATGTAGCCCTAGGAAAGGGTTAatcctaaaataaataaataaataaatatatgtgtaaTTTCTGAGGTGAAgcctaattataatatatatatactgtgtgtgtgtgtgtgtgtgtgtgcgtgtgtgtgtatatatatatatatatatatatatagtgtgtgtgtgtgtgtatatatatatatatatatatatatatatagtgtgtgtgtgcgtgtgtgtgtgtatatatatatatatatatatacatggttgTACATAGAAATATTCAGCATTTATATTCAGTGACTATTGTGCAGGGACAGCTGGGAGGTCTGGCTGCAGGTTACACAGAGTTACACCAGAGACATATTTATCCATGTATAGTAAATCTGCACCTTTCTTACACTTCCCGGATAGAACATAGGAAGGTGATATGTTTCTGGAAGAGATACAGAAGATTTGCTGAGgaacattatgtatatatatatctccagtctTTTCTTATATGGAACCTCAAAATAATCGCAGGTGATAAGCCCTGTCATGTTCTATATTGTGTTATGCACCTTattataaatacatacacatatatataaatgggGCATGTAATATGTAAAGGCTAGTTCTG
Protein-coding regions in this window:
- the LOC134945694 gene encoding E3 ubiquitin/ISG15 ligase TRIM25-like, yielding MASADLRQELDCSICLSIYTDPVTLRCGHNFCRVCIDRVLDTQEGAGAYTCPDCRAECQERPALQRNITLCNIVESFLSTRPDQEETGIFCTYCVDSPVPAAKSCLLCEASLCDKHLRVHSKSPEHVLCDPTTALGNRKCSVHKEIYKYYCPEDAACICVSCRLDGEHRGHLVEMLDEASEKKKEKLRNVLQKLTTKRAETEKRAQRLQERRREDQGKAAGVIETVTALFRDIRRQLNDLEKRVLSEISRQEQRVSLSVSDLIQQLEIKKDELSGKMRHIEELCNMSDPVTVLQEPDTGDLCDTEDTERHDNQVRGAGDLDVGLISGTLHTLSDIITGINTGIYVQEATALLLDVTTAGDTESDIITGINTGIYVQEATDLLLDVTTAGDTESDIITGINTGIYVQEATDILLDVTTAGDYIQISGDRKTASWSYINQNHPVTPERFQFYQVISSRRFSSGRHDWEVDVSKSVMWMVGICYPSIDRRGWQSHIGCNNKSWCVRRYNNHYYVRHDRTEIRLPDNIPCDRVRVYLDYGAGQLSFYSLCDPIRHLHTYTAALTEPLHAALWVADGCITICGGVRSWEKLP